The proteins below are encoded in one region of Paraburkholderia phenazinium:
- the rpsM gene encoding 30S ribosomal protein S13 produces MARIAGVNIPNHQHTEIGLTAIYGIGRTRSRDICVAAGVAFSKKVKDLNDADLEKLREEVGKFIVEGDLRRETTMNIKRLMDLGCYRGVRHRKGLPLRGQRTRTNARTRKGPRRAAQSLKK; encoded by the coding sequence ATGGCTCGTATCGCAGGGGTTAACATCCCGAATCACCAGCATACCGAAATTGGCCTGACGGCGATTTACGGTATTGGCCGCACGCGCTCGCGCGACATTTGCGTCGCTGCTGGTGTGGCATTTTCGAAGAAGGTCAAGGACCTGAACGACGCAGACCTCGAAAAGCTGCGTGAAGAAGTCGGCAAGTTCATCGTCGAAGGCGATCTTCGCCGTGAAACGACGATGAACATCAAGCGGCTGATGGATCTGGGCTGCTATCGTGGCGTGCGTCACCGCAAGGGCTTGCCCCTGCGTGGCCAACGCACGCGTACGAATGCCCGTACGCGCAAGGGTCCGCGTCGTGCAGCGCAATCGCTGAAGAAGTAA
- the rplO gene encoding 50S ribosomal protein L15, whose amino-acid sequence MELNNLKPAEGSKHAKRRVGRGIGSGLGKTAGRGHKGQKSRSGGFHKVGFEGGQMPLQRRLPKRGFTSLTKEFVGEVRLSDLEKLPVDEIDLLALKQAGLVGELITSAKIIKTGELKRKIVVKGLGATKGARAAIEAAGGSFAE is encoded by the coding sequence ATGGAATTGAATAACCTGAAGCCGGCCGAAGGCTCGAAGCACGCAAAGCGTCGCGTGGGTCGTGGTATCGGTTCGGGCCTCGGCAAGACGGCTGGCCGTGGTCACAAGGGTCAAAAGTCGCGTTCGGGCGGCTTCCACAAGGTTGGCTTCGAAGGCGGTCAAATGCCGCTGCAACGTCGCCTGCCGAAGCGGGGCTTCACCTCGCTGACGAAGGAATTCGTCGGTGAAGTGCGTCTGTCGGATCTTGAAAAGCTGCCGGTCGACGAAATCGATCTGCTGGCTCTGAAGCAAGCCGGCCTGGTCGGCGAGCTGATCACGAGCGCCAAGATCATCAAGACGGGCGAGCTAAAGCGCAAGATCGTTGTGAAGGGTCTGGGTGCGACGAAGGGTGCGCGCGCTGCGATTGAAGCAGCTGGCGGCTCCTTTGCCGAGTAA
- the rplN gene encoding 50S ribosomal protein L14 → MIQTETRLEVADNTGAREVMCIKVLGGSKRRYASIGDIIKVTVKEATPRGRVKKGEIYNAVVVRTAKGVRRQDGSLIKFDGNAAVLLNAKLEPIGTRIFGPVTRELRSERFMKIVSLAPEVL, encoded by the coding sequence ATGATCCAGACCGAAACTCGGCTTGAAGTGGCCGACAACACGGGTGCACGTGAAGTCATGTGCATCAAGGTGCTCGGCGGCTCGAAGCGTCGTTATGCCAGCATTGGCGACATCATCAAGGTGACCGTCAAAGAAGCAACGCCGCGCGGGCGCGTGAAGAAAGGCGAAATTTATAACGCCGTGGTGGTTCGCACCGCCAAGGGCGTTCGTCGTCAGGACGGCTCGCTGATCAAGTTCGATGGCAACGCCGCTGTGTTGTTGAATGCCAAGCTCGAACCTATTGGCACCCGTATTTTCGGGCCTGTCACGCGCGAGTTGCGTAGCGAACGATTCATGAAGATCGTTTCGCTGGCACCGGAAGTGCTGTAA
- the rplQ gene encoding 50S ribosomal protein L17, which yields MRHRHGLRKLNRTSSHRLAMLRNMSNSLIEHEVIKTTLPKAKELRKVVEPLITLGKKPSLANRRLAFNRLRDRDSVSKLFDVLGPRFANRPGGYLRILKFGFRVGDNAPMALVELMDRPEVEEVEVQEAE from the coding sequence ATGCGTCACCGTCATGGTCTGCGGAAACTGAACCGCACGAGCAGCCACCGTCTGGCAATGCTCCGTAACATGTCCAACTCGCTGATCGAGCACGAAGTCATCAAGACGACGCTGCCGAAGGCGAAGGAACTCCGTAAAGTCGTCGAGCCGCTGATCACGCTCGGCAAGAAGCCGTCGCTGGCAAATCGTCGTCTGGCGTTCAACCGCCTGCGCGATCGTGACTCCGTCTCGAAGCTGTTCGACGTGCTCGGCCCGCGCTTCGCAAACCGTCCGGGTGGCTACCTGCGCATCCTGAAGTTCGGTTTCCGCGTTGGCGACAATGCACCGATGGCACTGGTCGAATTGATGGACCGTCCGGAAGTCGAAGAAGTTGAAGTGCAAGAAGCTGAATAA
- the rplE gene encoding 50S ribosomal protein L5 encodes MARLQEFYKEKVVPGLIEKFGYKSVMEVPRITKITLNMGLGEAVADKKIIENAVGDLTKIAGQKPVITKARKAIAGFKIRQGYPIGAMVTLRGQAMYEFLDRFVTVALPRVRDFRGVSGRAFDGRGNYNIGVKEQIIFPEIDYDKIDALRGLNISITTTAKTDDEAKALLASFKFPFRN; translated from the coding sequence ATGGCTCGTTTGCAAGAGTTTTACAAAGAGAAGGTTGTACCCGGCCTCATCGAGAAGTTCGGTTACAAGTCCGTGATGGAAGTGCCGCGCATCACCAAGATCACCCTGAACATGGGCCTTGGCGAAGCGGTTGCTGACAAGAAGATCATCGAAAACGCCGTTGGCGACCTGACGAAGATTGCTGGGCAGAAGCCGGTGATCACGAAGGCACGTAAGGCAATCGCTGGCTTCAAGATCCGTCAGGGCTATCCGATCGGTGCAATGGTCACGTTACGTGGTCAGGCAATGTACGAATTTCTGGACCGTTTCGTGACGGTTGCGCTCCCCCGTGTGCGCGACTTCCGTGGCGTGTCGGGTCGTGCGTTCGATGGTCGCGGCAACTACAACATCGGTGTGAAAGAGCAGATCATTTTCCCCGAAATCGACTACGACAAGATCGACGCACTGCGTGGGCTGAACATCAGCATCACGACGACTGCGAAGACCGACGACGAAGCAAAGGCCCTGCTCGCCAGCTTCAAGTTCCCGTTCAGAAACTGA
- the secY gene encoding preprotein translocase subunit SecY: MANSPSLAKPGRSAAKFGDLRRRAVFLLLALVVYRIGAHIPVPGIDPDQLAKLFQSQSGGILGMFNMFSGGALSRFTIFALGIMPYISASIIMQLLAIVSPQMEALKKEGQAGQRKITQYTRIFTVLLATFQAFGIAVALENQPGLVIDPGMVFRLTTVVTLVTGTMFLMWLGEQITERGLGNGISIIIFGGIAAGFPNAIGGLFELVRTGSMGPFSAIIVVALIAAVTYLVVFIERGQRKILVNYAKRQVGNKIYGGQSSHLPLKLNMSGVIPPIFASSIILFPATILNWFSSGSRNSWFADTLHNVAEALKPGQPVYVLLYALAIVFFCFFYTALVFNSRETADNLKKSGAFVPGIRPGDQTARYIDRILTRLTLAGAIYIVFVCLLPEFLVLRWNVPFYFGGTSLLIIVVVTMDFMAQVQSYVMSQQYESLLKKANFKGGGVPMR, from the coding sequence TTGGCTAACAGCCCGAGTCTCGCAAAACCCGGTCGAAGCGCGGCGAAGTTCGGCGATCTGCGTCGGCGTGCAGTGTTCCTGCTGCTGGCGCTGGTCGTCTACCGTATCGGCGCGCATATTCCGGTTCCGGGTATTGATCCGGACCAACTGGCAAAGCTGTTCCAGAGCCAGTCGGGTGGCATCCTTGGCATGTTCAACATGTTCTCGGGTGGCGCACTTTCGCGGTTCACGATTTTCGCGCTTGGGATCATGCCGTACATTTCGGCGTCGATCATCATGCAGTTGCTGGCGATTGTCTCGCCGCAAATGGAAGCGCTGAAGAAAGAAGGGCAGGCGGGTCAACGGAAGATCACGCAGTACACGCGTATCTTTACGGTCCTGCTGGCAACGTTTCAGGCCTTCGGCATCGCCGTGGCGCTTGAGAACCAGCCGGGCCTGGTGATTGATCCGGGTATGGTGTTCCGGCTGACAACGGTCGTAACGCTGGTGACCGGCACGATGTTCCTGATGTGGCTGGGCGAGCAGATCACGGAACGCGGGCTTGGCAACGGTATCTCGATCATTATTTTCGGCGGGATTGCGGCGGGTTTCCCGAATGCAATCGGCGGTCTGTTTGAACTGGTGCGAACCGGCTCGATGGGTCCGTTCTCGGCGATTATCGTGGTTGCACTGATCGCTGCTGTGACCTACCTGGTGGTGTTCATCGAACGGGGCCAGCGCAAGATCCTCGTGAACTATGCGAAGCGGCAGGTCGGTAACAAGATTTACGGTGGGCAGTCGTCACATCTGCCGCTGAAGCTGAACATGTCGGGCGTGATTCCGCCGATCTTTGCATCGTCGATCATTCTCTTCCCGGCAACTATCCTGAACTGGTTTAGTTCGGGGTCGCGTAACAGCTGGTTCGCAGACACGCTGCACAACGTGGCCGAAGCGCTTAAGCCCGGTCAACCCGTGTATGTGTTGTTGTACGCGTTGGCGATCGTCTTCTTCTGCTTTTTCTACACCGCACTGGTGTTCAACAGCAGGGAAACGGCCGACAACCTGAAGAAGAGCGGCGCTTTCGTCCCGGGTATTCGCCCGGGCGATCAGACGGCTCGATATATCGACCGCATCCTCACGCGTCTGACGCTGGCTGGTGCGATCTACATCGTGTTCGTGTGTCTGCTGCCCGAATTTCTGGTGCTGCGCTGGAACGTGCCGTTTTATTTTGGTGGAACGTCGCTGCTGATCATTGTCGTCGTCACAATGGATTTCATGGCGCAGGTGCAGTCGTACGTTATGTCGCAACAGTATGAATCGCTGCTGAAGAAAGCCAATTTCAAAGGCGGCGGCGTCCCGATGCGTTGA
- the rpsD gene encoding 30S ribosomal protein S4 encodes MARYIGPKAKLSRREGTDLFLKSARRSLADKCKLDSKPGQHGRTSGARTSDYGTQLREKQKVKRIYGVLERQFRRYFAEADRLKGNTGENLLQLLESRLDNVVYRMGFGSTRAEARQLVGHKAITVNGVVTNIPSLQVKAGDVVAVREQAKKQARILEALSLAEQGGLPSWVAVDSKKFEGTFKSKPERSDIAGDINESLIVELYSR; translated from the coding sequence GTGGCACGTTATATCGGCCCTAAGGCCAAGCTGTCCCGCCGTGAAGGCACTGACCTCTTCCTGAAGAGCGCCCGTCGTTCGCTGGCTGACAAGTGCAAGCTTGACAGCAAGCCTGGCCAACATGGCCGCACTTCGGGTGCCCGTACGTCCGACTACGGCACGCAGCTGCGCGAAAAGCAAAAAGTGAAGCGCATCTACGGCGTTCTCGAGCGCCAGTTCCGCCGTTACTTCGCTGAAGCCGACCGCCTCAAGGGCAACACGGGTGAAAACCTGCTGCAATTGCTCGAGTCGCGTCTCGACAACGTCGTGTATCGCATGGGCTTCGGTTCGACGCGCGCTGAAGCGCGTCAACTCGTCGGCCACAAGGCGATCACGGTGAACGGCGTCGTCACCAACATCCCGTCGCTGCAAGTTAAGGCAGGTGACGTGGTTGCGGTGCGTGAACAGGCCAAGAAGCAAGCGCGTATTCTCGAAGCGCTGTCGCTGGCTGAGCAAGGCGGTCTGCCGAGCTGGGTCGCTGTCGATTCGAAGAAGTTCGAAGGCACGTTCAAGAGCAAGCCGGAACGCAGCGATATCGCTGGCGATATCAACGAAAGCCTGATCGTCGAATTGTATTCGCGGTAA
- the rpsN gene encoding 30S ribosomal protein S14, which yields MAKLALIEREKKRARLAAKYAPKRNELKAIIGDMSKSDEEHYAARLELQQLPRNSNPTRKRNRCAITGRPRGTFRKFGLARNKIREIAFRGEIPGLTKASW from the coding sequence GTGGCTAAACTGGCACTGATCGAACGTGAAAAGAAGCGTGCTCGCCTCGCTGCTAAGTACGCTCCCAAGCGTAACGAGTTGAAGGCGATCATTGGCGATATGAGCAAGTCGGACGAAGAGCACTACGCAGCCCGTCTCGAACTGCAACAACTGCCGCGCAACTCTAATCCGACCCGTAAGCGCAACCGTTGCGCAATTACCGGTCGCCCGCGCGGCACGTTCCGTAAATTCGGGCTGGCGCGTAACAAGATTCGCGAAATCGCGTTCCGCGGCGAGATCCCTGGCCTGACCAAGGCGAGCTGGTAA
- the rplF gene encoding 50S ribosomal protein L6, protein MSRVGKSPIVLQGAEVALSDDRITVKGPLGTITQAANRLVKVVNDNGTLKFEPVDESREANAMSGTMRALVANMVNGVTKGFERKLTLVGVGYRAQAQGDKLNLSLGFSHPVVHQMPEGVKAETPTQTEIVIKGINKQQVGQVAAEVRGYRPPEPYKGKGVRYANEVVILKETKKK, encoded by the coding sequence ATGTCTCGAGTAGGTAAAAGCCCGATCGTGCTGCAAGGCGCGGAAGTGGCCCTGAGCGACGATCGCATCACCGTCAAGGGTCCGTTGGGCACGATTACGCAAGCTGCAAACCGCCTCGTGAAAGTGGTGAACGACAACGGCACGCTGAAGTTCGAGCCGGTTGACGAAAGCCGCGAAGCGAACGCGATGTCGGGCACGATGCGCGCACTCGTTGCGAACATGGTGAACGGCGTGACGAAGGGTTTCGAGCGCAAGCTGACGCTGGTTGGCGTCGGTTACCGCGCACAGGCGCAAGGCGACAAGCTGAACCTGTCGCTGGGTTTCTCGCACCCCGTGGTGCACCAGATGCCGGAAGGCGTCAAGGCTGAAACCCCGACGCAAACCGAAATCGTGATCAAGGGGATCAATAAGCAACAAGTTGGCCAGGTCGCTGCAGAAGTGCGCGGCTATCGTCCGCCGGAGCCCTATAAGGGCAAGGGTGTGCGTTACGCCAACGAGGTTGTGATCCTCAAAGAAACGAAGAAGAAGTAA
- the rpmJ gene encoding 50S ribosomal protein L36 gives MKVMASVKRICRNCKIIKRKGVVRVICSSDPRHKQRQG, from the coding sequence ATGAAAGTGATGGCATCGGTTAAGCGCATTTGCCGCAATTGCAAGATCATCAAGCGCAAAGGCGTTGTGCGCGTGATTTGCAGCTCTGATCCGCGCCACAAACAGCGTCAAGGCTGA
- the rpsQ gene encoding 30S ribosomal protein S17 has protein sequence MNDSVKTSLKRTLVGKVVSNKMDKTVTVLVEHRVKHPIYGKYVVRSKKYHAHDDANTYNEGDLVEIQETRPISKTKAWVVARLVEAARVI, from the coding sequence ATGAACGATAGCGTAAAAACCTCGCTCAAGCGGACGCTGGTCGGCAAGGTCGTCAGCAACAAGATGGACAAGACGGTCACCGTGCTGGTCGAGCACCGCGTGAAGCACCCGATCTACGGCAAGTACGTTGTGCGTTCGAAGAAGTACCACGCGCACGACGATGCGAACACGTACAACGAGGGCGACCTCGTTGAAATCCAGGAAACGCGTCCGATTTCTAAGACGAAAGCTTGGGTTGTGGCTCGCCTGGTCGAGGCTGCTCGCGTCATCTGA
- the rpsE gene encoding 30S ribosomal protein S5 has translation MAKMQAKVQADERDDGLREKMISVNRVTKVVKGGRILGFAALTVVGDGDGRIGMGKGKAKEVPVAVQKAMEQARRNMFKVPLKNGTLQHEVHGKHGASAVLLAPAKDGTGVIAGGPMRAVFDVMGVQNVVAKSHGSTNPYNLVRATLDGLRKQSTPGDIAAKRGKSVEEILG, from the coding sequence ATGGCAAAGATGCAAGCGAAAGTTCAGGCTGACGAACGCGACGATGGCCTGCGCGAAAAGATGATTTCGGTCAACCGCGTGACCAAGGTTGTGAAGGGCGGCCGGATTCTCGGTTTTGCCGCACTGACCGTGGTTGGCGACGGCGATGGCCGCATCGGCATGGGCAAGGGCAAAGCGAAGGAAGTTCCGGTTGCTGTTCAGAAGGCAATGGAACAAGCTCGCCGCAACATGTTCAAGGTGCCGCTCAAGAACGGTACGTTGCAACACGAAGTGCACGGTAAGCACGGCGCATCCGCAGTCCTCCTCGCTCCGGCGAAGGATGGTACCGGCGTGATCGCTGGCGGCCCGATGCGCGCAGTGTTCGACGTGATGGGTGTGCAGAATGTGGTGGCCAAGAGCCACGGTTCGACGAACCCGTACAACCTCGTTCGTGCAACGCTCGACGGCCTGCGCAAGCAGTCCACGCCGGGCGACATCGCGGCGAAGCGTGGCAAGTCCGTCGAAGAAATTCTGGGCTAA
- the rplX gene encoding 50S ribosomal protein L24 produces MNKIRKGDEVIVITGKDKGKRGIVLSVGENHVTVEGINLVKKHVKPNPMKGTTGGVEAKTMPLQISNVALVDANGKASRVGIKVEGDKKVRFLKTTGAELSA; encoded by the coding sequence ATGAACAAGATTCGCAAAGGTGACGAAGTTATCGTCATCACCGGCAAGGACAAGGGCAAGCGCGGCATCGTGCTGTCCGTTGGCGAGAATCATGTGACGGTCGAGGGTATCAACCTCGTCAAGAAGCATGTCAAGCCGAACCCGATGAAGGGTACGACGGGCGGCGTGGAAGCCAAGACGATGCCGCTGCAAATTTCGAACGTCGCATTGGTCGACGCGAATGGCAAGGCATCGCGTGTAGGCATCAAGGTCGAAGGAGACAAGAAAGTCCGTTTCCTTAAGACGACCGGTGCCGAGCTGAGCGCCTGA
- the rpmC gene encoding 50S ribosomal protein L29, with amino-acid sequence MKASELHQKDQAALNKELSDLLKAQFGLRMQLATQQLTNTSQLKKVRRDIARVRTVLTEKANQK; translated from the coding sequence ATGAAGGCTTCCGAACTTCACCAGAAAGATCAGGCCGCGCTCAACAAGGAGCTGTCGGACCTGCTGAAGGCGCAATTCGGCCTGCGCATGCAACTCGCGACCCAGCAGCTCACGAACACGAGCCAGCTGAAGAAGGTCCGTCGCGACATCGCACGTGTGCGGACCGTCCTGACTGAGAAGGCGAACCAGAAATGA
- the cutA gene encoding divalent-cation tolerance protein CutA: MTSNVTLILTTVPDADTAQKLATQALDARLAACVSQQGVIHSTYHWRDKLESADEIQLLFKTSAARALELELFIEKHHPYDTPEILCWQATASVAYGQWVIAETQRPVHV, from the coding sequence GTGACCTCGAATGTGACGCTGATCCTGACGACCGTGCCCGATGCGGACACGGCGCAGAAGCTCGCCACACAGGCGCTGGATGCACGCCTTGCCGCTTGCGTCAGCCAGCAGGGAGTGATCCATTCGACCTACCACTGGCGGGACAAGCTCGAGTCCGCCGATGAGATCCAGCTACTCTTCAAAACGAGCGCGGCACGGGCTCTGGAACTCGAGTTATTCATCGAGAAACATCATCCGTACGACACCCCCGAAATCCTCTGCTGGCAAGCCACGGCCTCTGTAGCTTACGGCCAGTGGGTCATTGCTGAGACTCAACGCCCTGTTCATGTTTAA
- a CDS encoding DNA-directed RNA polymerase subunit alpha: protein MQTSLLKPKIIAVESLGESHAKVVMEPFERGYGHTLGNALRRVLLSSMIGYAPTEVTIAGVVHEYSTLDGVQEDVVNLLLNLKGVVFKLHNRDEVTVTLRKEGEGVVTAGDIELAHDCEVINPDHVIAHLSKGGKLDVQIKVEKGRGYVPGNVRRYGEESAKIIGRIVLDASFSPVRRVSYAVESARVEQRTDLDKLVMNIETNGVISPEEAIRQSARILVDQLSVFAALEGTEAAAEAPSRAPQIDPILLRPVDDLELTVRSANCLKAENIYYIGDLIQRTENELLKTPNLGRKSLNEIKEVLASRGLTLGMKLENWPPAGLDK, encoded by the coding sequence ATGCAAACCAGTTTGTTGAAGCCCAAGATTATCGCAGTTGAATCGCTTGGTGAGAGCCATGCGAAAGTGGTCATGGAACCGTTTGAACGCGGTTACGGCCACACCTTGGGTAACGCGCTCCGGCGCGTACTGCTGTCGTCGATGATCGGCTACGCGCCGACCGAAGTGACGATTGCAGGCGTGGTTCACGAGTATTCGACGCTCGACGGTGTGCAAGAGGACGTAGTCAACCTGCTGCTGAACCTGAAGGGTGTCGTGTTCAAGTTGCATAATCGTGACGAAGTGACGGTTACGCTGCGCAAGGAAGGCGAAGGCGTTGTCACCGCCGGTGACATCGAACTCGCGCACGATTGTGAAGTGATCAATCCGGATCACGTGATTGCGCATCTGTCGAAGGGCGGCAAGCTCGACGTTCAGATCAAGGTCGAAAAGGGCCGCGGTTATGTGCCGGGCAACGTGCGTCGCTATGGCGAAGAGTCGGCCAAGATCATCGGCCGTATCGTGCTGGACGCTTCGTTCTCGCCGGTTCGCCGTGTGAGCTATGCCGTGGAAAGCGCGCGTGTCGAACAGCGTACCGACCTCGACAAGCTCGTCATGAACATCGAAACCAACGGTGTGATTTCACCGGAAGAAGCGATTCGTCAATCGGCACGTATTCTGGTCGATCAGCTGTCGGTGTTCGCTGCGCTGGAAGGCACGGAAGCTGCGGCTGAAGCGCCTTCGCGTGCGCCGCAGATCGATCCGATCCTGCTGCGTCCGGTGGATGATCTCGAACTCACGGTTCGTTCCGCGAACTGCCTGAAGGCCGAGAACATTTACTACATCGGCGACCTGATCCAGCGCACGGAAAACGAACTGCTGAAGACGCCGAATCTGGGCCGCAAGTCGTTGAACGAAATCAAGGAAGTACTGGCGTCGCGTGGTCTGACGCTCGGCATGAAGCTCGAAAACTGGCCGCCGGCTGGGCTGGACAAGTAA
- the rpmD gene encoding 50S ribosomal protein L30: MSDKTVKVQLVKSLIGTRETHRATVRGLGLRRLNSVSELQDTPAVRGMINKVSYLVKVIS, from the coding sequence ATGTCTGATAAAACTGTCAAGGTTCAGCTCGTCAAGAGCCTGATCGGGACCCGCGAAACGCACCGCGCTACGGTGCGTGGCCTGGGCCTGCGTCGACTCAACTCGGTTAGCGAGTTGCAAGACACGCCGGCTGTGCGCGGCATGATCAACAAGGTTTCGTACCTCGTTAAGGTCATCAGCTAA
- the rplR gene encoding 50S ribosomal protein L18, with protein MDKTQSRLRRARQTRIKIAELQVARLAVHRTNTHIYAQVFSPCGTKVLASASTLEAEVRAQLADQTGKGGNVAAATLIGKRIAEKAKAAGIESVAFDRSGFRYHGRVKALADAAREAGLKF; from the coding sequence ATGGATAAGACTCAATCTCGCCTGCGCCGCGCTCGTCAGACGCGTATCAAGATCGCTGAGCTGCAGGTCGCGCGTCTCGCCGTGCATCGCACGAACACGCACATCTATGCGCAAGTGTTCTCGCCGTGCGGCACCAAGGTGCTCGCCAGCGCGTCGACGCTCGAAGCCGAAGTGCGTGCGCAACTGGCTGATCAGACCGGCAAGGGTGGCAACGTTGCTGCTGCTACGCTGATCGGCAAGCGCATTGCAGAAAAGGCTAAGGCTGCCGGCATCGAATCCGTCGCCTTCGACCGTTCGGGTTTCCGTTACCACGGCCGCGTGAAAGCGCTGGCTGATGCGGCGCGCGAAGCCGGACTCAAGTTCTAA
- the rpsH gene encoding 30S ribosomal protein S8, with protein sequence MSMSDPIADMLTRIRNAQMVEKVSVQMPSSKVKVAIAQVLKDEGYIDDFAVKSEGAKSELNIVLKYYAGRPVIERIERVSKPGLRVYRGRNDIPVVMNGLGVAIVSTPKGVMTDRKARATGVGGEVICYVA encoded by the coding sequence ATGAGCATGAGTGATCCTATCGCCGATATGCTGACTCGCATCCGCAATGCGCAGATGGTTGAGAAGGTTTCGGTGCAAATGCCCTCGTCGAAAGTGAAGGTTGCGATCGCGCAGGTCCTGAAGGACGAAGGCTATATCGACGATTTCGCAGTGAAGTCCGAAGGTGCGAAGTCGGAATTGAACATCGTGTTGAAGTACTACGCTGGCCGTCCGGTCATCGAACGCATTGAACGCGTTTCGAAGCCTGGTCTGCGTGTGTACCGCGGCCGTAACGACATCCCCGTGGTCATGAATGGCCTCGGCGTGGCAATCGTGTCGACGCCGAAGGGCGTGATGACGGACCGCAAGGCGCGCGCTACGGGCGTTGGCGGCGAAGTCATCTGCTACGTCGCTTAA
- the rpsK gene encoding 30S ribosomal protein S11 → MAKASNNSAAQRVRKKVKKNVAEGVVHVHASFNNTIITITDRQGNALAWATSGGQGFKGSRKSTPFAAQVAAESAGRVAMEYGVKNLEVRIKGPGPGRESAVRALHGLGIKITAISDVTPVPHNGCRPPKRRRI, encoded by the coding sequence ATGGCTAAGGCTTCGAACAACTCCGCGGCGCAACGCGTTCGCAAGAAGGTCAAGAAGAACGTCGCCGAGGGCGTGGTTCACGTTCACGCGTCGTTCAACAACACCATCATCACGATCACCGATCGTCAGGGCAACGCACTCGCCTGGGCAACGTCGGGTGGTCAGGGCTTCAAGGGTTCGCGTAAATCGACCCCGTTTGCAGCCCAGGTGGCAGCTGAATCGGCTGGCCGTGTGGCGATGGAATACGGCGTGAAGAACCTCGAAGTGCGGATCAAGGGCCCTGGCCCTGGCCGTGAGTCCGCGGTGCGCGCGTTGCATGGTCTTGGCATCAAGATCACCGCGATCTCCGACGTGACGCCGGTACCGCACAACGGCTGCCGTCCGCCGAAGCGTCGTCGTATCTAA
- the infA gene encoding translation initiation factor IF-1 — protein MAKDDVIQMQGEVIENLPNATFRVKLENGHVVLGHISGKMRMHYIRILPGDKVTVELTPYDLSRARIVFRAK, from the coding sequence ATGGCCAAAGACGATGTGATCCAGATGCAGGGTGAAGTCATCGAAAACCTGCCTAATGCTACCTTCAGGGTGAAGCTGGAAAACGGCCATGTCGTATTGGGACACATATCCGGCAAGATGCGGATGCACTACATCCGAATCCTGCCGGGCGACAAGGTGACGGTTGAATTGACGCCTTACGATCTGTCGCGTGCGCGGATCGTGTTCCGGGCGAAGTGA